Proteins from a single region of Streptomyces sp. Tu 3180:
- a CDS encoding glyceraldehyde-3-phosphate dehydrogenase, protein MTVNEDSFTNWKHREEIAESMIPIIGKLHRERDVTVLLHSRSLVNKSVVSILKTHRFARQIAGEELSVTETLPFLQALTTLDLGPSQIDIGMLAATYRADDRGLSVAEFTAEAVAGATGANKIDRREPRDVVLYGFGRIGRLLARLLIEKAGSGNGLRLRAIVVRQGGAQDIVKRASLLRRDSVHGQFQGTITVDEANSTIVANGNTVKVIYAGDPTEIDYTAYGIKNAILIDNTGKWRDREGLSQHLRPGIDKVVLTAPGKGDVPNIVHGVNHDTLKPDERVLSCASCTTNAIVPPLKAMADEYGVLSGHVETVHSFTNDQNLLDNYHKSERRGRSAPLNMVITETGAASAVAKALPDLKATITGSSIRVPVPDVSIAILNLRLGRATDRQEVLDYLRNVSLTSPLKRQIDFISAPDAVSSDFIGSRHASIVDAGALKVEGDNAILYLWYDNEFGYSCQVVRVVQHVSGVEYPTYPAPAV, encoded by the coding sequence GTGACTGTCAACGAAGACTCGTTCACCAACTGGAAGCACCGCGAGGAGATCGCGGAGTCGATGATCCCGATCATCGGGAAGCTGCACCGCGAGCGGGACGTCACCGTCCTGCTGCACAGCCGCTCCTTGGTGAACAAGTCGGTGGTCAGCATCCTCAAGACCCACCGCTTCGCCCGGCAGATCGCCGGCGAGGAGCTCTCGGTCACCGAGACGCTGCCCTTCCTGCAGGCGCTCACCACGCTCGATCTCGGGCCGTCCCAGATCGACATCGGCATGCTCGCCGCGACCTACCGCGCCGACGACCGGGGCCTGTCGGTCGCGGAGTTCACCGCCGAGGCCGTCGCCGGCGCCACCGGCGCCAACAAGATCGACCGGCGTGAGCCGCGCGACGTCGTCCTCTACGGCTTCGGCCGCATCGGCCGGCTCCTCGCCCGCCTGCTCATCGAGAAGGCCGGCTCCGGCAACGGCCTCAGGCTGCGCGCCATCGTGGTCCGCCAGGGCGGCGCCCAGGACATCGTCAAGCGGGCCTCGCTGCTGCGCCGCGACTCCGTGCACGGCCAGTTCCAGGGCACGATCACCGTCGACGAGGCGAACAGCACGATCGTCGCCAACGGCAACACCGTCAAGGTGATCTACGCGGGCGACCCGACGGAGATCGACTACACGGCGTACGGCATCAAGAACGCCATCCTCATCGACAACACCGGCAAGTGGCGCGACCGCGAGGGCCTCTCGCAGCACCTGCGTCCGGGCATCGACAAGGTGGTGCTGACCGCGCCCGGCAAGGGCGACGTGCCCAACATCGTGCACGGCGTCAACCACGACACCCTGAAGCCGGACGAGCGGGTCCTGTCCTGCGCGTCCTGCACCACCAACGCGATCGTCCCGCCGCTGAAGGCGATGGCGGACGAGTACGGCGTGCTGAGCGGCCACGTGGAGACCGTCCACTCGTTCACCAACGACCAGAACCTGCTGGACAACTACCACAAGTCCGAGCGCCGCGGCCGTTCGGCGCCGCTCAACATGGTGATCACCGAGACCGGTGCCGCCTCGGCCGTCGCCAAGGCGCTGCCCGACCTCAAGGCGACGATCACCGGCAGCTCGATCCGGGTCCCCGTGCCGGACGTCTCGATCGCGATCCTCAACCTCCGGCTGGGCCGGGCGACCGACCGCCAGGAGGTCCTCGACTACCTCCGCAACGTGTCGCTGACCTCGCCGCTGAAGCGCCAGATCGACTTCATCAGCGCCCCCGACGCGGTCTCCAGCGACTTCATCGGCTCGCGCCACGCCTCGATCGTCGACGCCGGCGCCCTGAAGGTCGAGGGCGACAACGCGATCCTCTACCTCTGGTACGACAACGAGTTCGGCTACTCCTGCCAGGTCGTCCGCGTCGTGCAGCACGTCTCCGGAGTGGAGTACCCGACGTACCCGGCCCCGGCGGTCTGA